A region from the uncultured Draconibacterium sp. genome encodes:
- a CDS encoding DMT family transporter, whose translation MWALFGLASALFLGIYDIFKKQSVNNNAVMPVLFFSTVASTLIFLPLIVLSFQVPDLLANTGLFVPQLTFNEHLQVLLKSAIVVASWVLAFFALKHLPITIVAPIRATGPLWTLIGALLIFHERLNLYQWIGILVTLVFFYLFSTAGKLEGIEFKRNKWIYFIVAATLLGACSGLYDKFILRRIDRVAVQAWFSVYQAVILLPFVLLNEKIRKRKNIHFEWRWTIPLIGVFLVIADYLYFYALSNEDALISVISALRRGSVLVAFVIGGLLFREQNLKKKGAYLVGILSGILLITLGTVL comes from the coding sequence ATGTGGGCATTATTTGGTTTGGCTTCGGCCTTATTTTTAGGCATTTACGACATTTTCAAAAAGCAATCGGTAAACAATAACGCGGTTATGCCAGTCTTGTTTTTTTCAACAGTTGCCAGCACGCTCATTTTTTTGCCTTTAATTGTGCTTTCGTTTCAAGTGCCTGATTTATTAGCCAACACCGGACTTTTTGTTCCTCAGCTTACCTTTAACGAGCATTTGCAGGTGTTGCTAAAATCGGCCATAGTGGTAGCCAGTTGGGTACTGGCCTTTTTTGCCCTAAAACACCTGCCCATTACCATTGTTGCACCCATACGGGCAACAGGCCCATTATGGACACTTATTGGTGCCCTCCTTATTTTTCACGAAAGGTTAAACCTTTACCAATGGATTGGCATTTTGGTTACCCTGGTTTTCTTTTACCTTTTTTCAACGGCCGGAAAACTGGAAGGCATAGAGTTTAAACGAAACAAATGGATTTATTTTATTGTAGCTGCTACCTTATTGGGCGCCTGCAGCGGGCTGTACGATAAATTTATCCTGCGGCGAATCGACAGGGTTGCGGTACAAGCCTGGTTTTCGGTATACCAGGCGGTAATTTTATTGCCTTTTGTTTTACTGAATGAAAAAATACGAAAGCGTAAAAACATACACTTCGAGTGGCGCTGGACCATCCCCTTAATCGGGGTATTTTTGGTAATTGCCGACTACCTTTACTTTTATGCCTTAAGCAACGAAGATGCATTAATTTCGGTAATTTCAGCCCTGCGTCGCGGAAGTGTTTTGGTAGCTTTTGTAATTGGCGGCCTGTTATTTCGCGAACAAAACCTTAAAAAGAAAGGTGCCTACCTCGTTGGTATCTTAAGCGGAATTTTACTAATTACCCTGGGAACGGTTTTATAA
- a CDS encoding DUF6132 family protein: MKFIKQKQIALILLVIGAIGGFLYWKYVGCLSGTCKIKSVWYWSTLWGAAIGYLVGDTINDIVLKIKSRKQQNDREI, from the coding sequence ATGAAATTTATTAAACAAAAACAAATCGCCTTAATCCTGTTGGTAATTGGTGCCATTGGAGGATTTCTGTATTGGAAATATGTAGGGTGTTTGAGTGGTACCTGTAAAATTAAATCGGTGTGGTACTGGAGTACCTTGTGGGGAGCAGCAATAGGTTATTTGGTAGGCGATACCATTAACGATATTGTATTAAAAATTAAAAGCAGAAAGCAGCAGAATGATAGGGAAATTTAA
- the trxA gene encoding thioredoxin, with amino-acid sequence MIGKFNSVINCNRPVLVDFYADWCGPCKQMPPILKQVKEELKEQVKIIKVDVDRNPNIASKYQIRSIPTLMLFINGELKWTGMGVRPAWEVKNIVEQYL; translated from the coding sequence ATGATAGGGAAATTTAATAGTGTTATTAATTGTAACCGACCGGTTTTGGTTGACTTTTATGCCGATTGGTGTGGGCCTTGCAAACAGATGCCACCAATTTTAAAACAGGTAAAAGAAGAACTAAAGGAGCAAGTAAAGATTATAAAAGTTGATGTTGACCGTAATCCGAATATCGCTTCAAAATACCAGATTAGAAGCATCCCAACATTGATGTTGTTTATTAACGGCGAATTAAAATGGACAGGTATGGGGGTGCGCCCGGCCTGGGAAGTGAAGAATATTGTTGAGCAATATTTGTAA
- a CDS encoding class I SAM-dependent methyltransferase, translating into MTDRQNSFYTSISRYYSDIFPFNPMQLAFVKAKLKTLEEKTILDIGCATGELAFQLASQGAKVTGIDLNADLLQQARQNRKHQNLSFLMGNMLELKNDFSHRQFDAVLCFGNTLVHLNSEKEVLQMLQNARAVLKPGGQLLLQILNYDYICSHPVRELPIIETDAIKFIRYYNFSDDTDLIGFETRLEIKAENRTVANETPLLALKSAALKTLIKNAGFKNIQVYANFKQEAFGGAHLPLVVSCEG; encoded by the coding sequence ATGACCGATAGACAAAATTCTTTTTATACCTCAATATCCAGGTATTACAGCGATATCTTTCCTTTTAACCCTATGCAACTGGCTTTTGTGAAAGCAAAGTTGAAAACTCTTGAAGAAAAAACAATTCTTGATATTGGTTGTGCTACCGGCGAACTGGCCTTTCAACTGGCCAGCCAGGGAGCAAAAGTAACAGGAATTGATTTGAATGCCGATTTGTTACAACAGGCAAGGCAAAACAGGAAACACCAGAACCTTAGTTTTCTGATGGGAAACATGCTGGAGTTGAAAAACGACTTTTCCCATCGGCAGTTTGATGCCGTATTGTGTTTCGGAAATACCCTGGTACACCTGAATTCGGAAAAAGAAGTTTTGCAAATGCTACAAAATGCCAGAGCGGTGTTAAAACCCGGAGGGCAACTGTTGTTGCAAATTCTGAATTACGATTACATTTGCAGCCATCCTGTTCGGGAGCTTCCTATAATTGAGACCGATGCCATTAAGTTTATTCGATACTACAATTTTTCAGATGATACTGACTTAATTGGCTTTGAAACACGTTTGGAAATTAAGGCTGAAAATCGTACTGTAGCTAACGAAACTCCTTTGCTGGCATTAAAAAGTGCAGCGCTAAAAACCTTAATCAAGAATGCAGGCTTTAAAAACATTCAGGTGTATGCCAATTTTAAACAGGAAGCCTTTGGCGGGGCACATTTACCTTTGGTGGTAAGTTGCGAGGGATAG
- a CDS encoding DUF5916 domain-containing protein — MKNHFLWIFLLLLNLQSLGQSTKKPVIAFTFSEKTIRVDGLLNEAGWQQSDSITTLGMVEPIENGAPTFNTTVKVLADAKNIYVGITCFDTQPDAIVAFSKARDSELEDEDYLKIIFDTFSDGRNGYIFAINPFAARYDALVSNNGESENSNWDGSWDAKTSINTNSWSAEIRIPVSTLTYNKKLDSWGFNVERRIQRLLEVNRWSGISMDYKVGQTLHAGSLSNVPLFNSGIGLTPRVSLTGKLTQDGTESANYDLKPSLDITQRITTDITAQLTVNTDFAETEVDSRQTNLTRFPLLYPEKRQFFLEGADIFDFGISLGRSLMPFYSRRIGLYNNQEVPINWGAKVNGKVNNTYFGGLVTQTGDVNSVIPSSKMGVLRVKQNILKESSVGMITTIGDPGNRNNAWSGGIDFTYQTSTFGGNKNFLIGVWGMYANREGLDGDKSAVGFKIDYPNDLWDWFVQYRRIGDAFEPSMGFVSRNNISTYSAKVAYMPRPENRVIRQHQFRFSPSLTTDLNHNWESYELSFTPINVSLESGDNFSLNFASSGEFLKDSFYIAEDVTIEPGAYHWSSFEFEASTASKRAVNGTAAYRCGGFYGGNLDQVELQLNWRLMSFLILEFSYENNIARIPAGDFSKELLAVRTALNINSNLNFSLFTQYDNESESVGSYSRLRWTFAPLGDLFVVYKHNIQPKITDRWRQDQNQLIVKLTYGLAL, encoded by the coding sequence ATGAAAAACCACTTCCTCTGGATATTCTTACTATTGCTTAACCTTCAATCTTTAGGGCAATCAACAAAAAAGCCTGTAATTGCCTTTACCTTTTCTGAAAAAACGATTCGGGTCGACGGCTTGCTAAATGAAGCTGGTTGGCAACAGTCTGATTCAATAACAACGCTGGGCATGGTAGAACCCATTGAAAATGGGGCACCTACATTTAACACCACCGTTAAAGTGCTTGCCGACGCTAAAAACATTTATGTTGGAATTACCTGTTTCGACACACAACCCGACGCTATTGTTGCCTTCTCGAAGGCAAGAGACTCGGAGCTGGAAGACGAAGACTACCTGAAAATAATTTTCGATACGTTTAGCGATGGACGAAATGGCTACATATTTGCCATAAATCCCTTTGCTGCCCGATACGATGCATTGGTTTCCAATAACGGCGAATCGGAAAACTCAAATTGGGATGGTTCGTGGGATGCCAAAACTTCTATTAACACCAATTCGTGGAGCGCCGAAATACGGATTCCGGTGAGCACACTTACCTACAATAAAAAACTGGATTCGTGGGGGTTTAATGTGGAACGTCGGATTCAGCGACTACTCGAAGTAAACCGTTGGTCGGGAATTAGCATGGATTACAAAGTGGGGCAAACCCTGCATGCCGGAAGTTTGAGTAATGTTCCGCTGTTTAATTCCGGAATTGGGCTAACACCAAGAGTTTCGTTAACCGGTAAACTTACTCAGGACGGAACCGAGTCGGCAAACTACGATTTAAAGCCCAGCCTTGATATTACCCAGCGTATTACTACCGACATCACCGCTCAGCTAACCGTTAATACTGATTTTGCCGAAACGGAGGTTGATTCGCGACAAACCAACCTCACACGCTTTCCACTGCTTTATCCCGAAAAGCGCCAGTTTTTCCTCGAAGGTGCTGATATTTTTGATTTTGGAATAAGCCTTGGTCGATCTCTAATGCCGTTCTACAGCCGCAGAATTGGGCTATACAACAACCAGGAAGTACCCATTAATTGGGGGGCTAAGGTTAATGGCAAGGTAAACAACACCTATTTTGGTGGCCTGGTTACCCAAACGGGCGATGTAAATTCGGTGATTCCATCATCAAAAATGGGTGTTTTAAGGGTCAAGCAAAATATTTTAAAAGAATCGTCGGTTGGCATGATTACAACCATAGGCGACCCGGGTAACCGCAACAACGCCTGGTCCGGTGGTATTGATTTTACGTACCAAACCTCTACTTTTGGTGGAAACAAAAACTTTTTGATTGGTGTTTGGGGCATGTATGCAAACCGCGAAGGCCTGGATGGCGACAAATCGGCTGTTGGATTTAAAATAGATTACCCCAACGACTTGTGGGATTGGTTTGTACAGTACCGGCGCATTGGCGATGCATTTGAGCCGTCGATGGGTTTTGTGTCGCGCAACAATATAAGTACCTATTCGGCGAAAGTTGCATATATGCCACGTCCGGAAAATAGAGTAATCCGGCAACACCAGTTTCGCTTTAGTCCATCGTTAACTACCGATTTAAATCACAATTGGGAAAGCTATGAACTATCATTCACCCCAATTAATGTAAGCCTGGAAAGTGGCGATAATTTTTCGTTGAATTTTGCCTCCTCAGGCGAGTTTTTAAAAGATTCGTTCTACATTGCCGAAGATGTGACCATTGAGCCGGGCGCCTATCATTGGTCGAGTTTCGAATTTGAAGCATCAACAGCCAGCAAACGTGCTGTTAACGGAACGGCAGCCTATCGTTGCGGTGGCTTTTATGGCGGCAATCTCGATCAAGTAGAGCTGCAACTGAATTGGCGTCTAATGTCGTTTTTAATTTTGGAATTTAGTTACGAGAACAATATTGCCCGAATTCCGGCAGGCGATTTCAGTAAAGAGCTGCTGGCTGTAAGAACCGCTCTGAATATTAATTCGAACCTAAACTTCAGCTTGTTTACCCAGTACGATAATGAGTCGGAATCGGTTGGCAGCTATTCGCGTTTGCGCTGGACTTTTGCGCCACTGGGCGATCTTTTTGTGGTGTACAAACACAATATTCAACCAAAAATTACCGACAGGTGGCGACAAGATCAAAATCAGCTTATCGTGAAACTAACTTATGGATTGGCTTTATAA
- a CDS encoding TetR/AcrR family transcriptional regulator: MPRNKAYNKQEVLEKAMNVFWKNVYETTSIHQLEKALGINKFSIYASFGSKSGFLEKSIICYAQKLNAPVYK; the protein is encoded by the coding sequence ATGCCAAGAAATAAAGCATACAACAAACAAGAGGTACTGGAAAAAGCCATGAATGTTTTCTGGAAAAATGTTTATGAAACTACCTCAATTCACCAGCTGGAAAAAGCACTGGGAATTAACAAATTTTCGATTTATGCAAGTTTTGGAAGCAAAAGTGGCTTCCTGGAAAAAAGTATTATTTGTTATGCGCAAAAACTAAATGCACCAGTATACAAATAA